The following proteins are co-located in the Lepisosteus oculatus isolate fLepOcu1 chromosome 9, fLepOcu1.hap2, whole genome shotgun sequence genome:
- the mrpl27 gene encoding large ribosomal subunit protein bL27m, whose protein sequence is MAALLSLLFKSRTGLLLSQQPLAVPARCASKKAGGSSKNVGGKSPGRRYGFKKMDGNFVHAGNILATQRLIRWHPGSNVGIGRNNTLYALEDGVVRYTKEVYVPPPRSPEATKVICKLPKGSVLYKTFINIIPNKQEGAFKLVDML, encoded by the exons ATGGCTGCGCTGTTGTCCTTGTTATTTAAATCGAGAACAG GGCTGCTGCTGTCTCAACAGCCCTTAGCTGTGCCTGCGAGGTGTGCGTCCAAAAAGGCCGGCGGAAGCTCGAAAAACGTCGGCGGGAAAAGTCCAGGCCGTCGATATGGCTTCAAAAAAATGGATG gcaACTTTGTTCATGCTGGCAACATCCTAGCAACACAACGTTTGATACGTTGGCACCCAGGATCAAAT GTTGGCATAGGCCGCAACAACACTCTGTATGCCTTGGAGGATGGCGTTGTCAGATACACCAAGGAGGTGTATGTTCCCCCGCCGCGCAGTCCAGAGGCCACGAAGGTGATCTGCAAACTGCCCAAAGGGTCTGTCCTTTATAAAACATTCATCAACATCATCCCCAACAAGCAGGAGGGTGCCTTCAAACTGGTGGACATGCTGTGA
- the eme1 gene encoding crossover junction endonuclease EME1, giving the protein MGGSRQNSEHSDTDSSSDLDDLPVFDFLQPRPTLACRSGYPQKPLDVVILDSSDSEPPDQDPESALPVVLHSAQEREVTMISSGSEEEEEFVPLLERLKGHFRGTASAACPVQSEQDSAGGTVDAQYSLKSSEPSFPQLPPPTSTTGLQRASVWDFSDSEEENTAPDSKKPNLGSHGPGRHRFPSSVEWADRNISPLRKKAVKHRQEEIDEARAVAVERRKGKERQKAERENRKQELERQRAERKALADAVKALRPEECMKHMVVTIDPALLQLEGGGSLLTSLQALGCSCAIERQVVARSVTWRRRLPSSQGLTGELDCVSEPHAVIHVPVEDFIRMVHSTSQVQRGAVSGCGPTLISWSHSIVEQITGSILTLAVIDLEQYFRSQKSKNQKKYRNAVSGEGQEGASKRRKKKEDSKQLVEVSRVDVEEALVDLQLHSEVQVRFLESWKEFSDYIAMFTKAVAEAPFKRERDQTSFGFCLESEWAGGHRVERTGKGLVQVWKRQIQQLNRVSPEIASAVLAAYPSPQLLTKAYQKCKTERERHNLLSDILVRRGEGVTSTSRRVGPELSKRICLLMTSPDPNLSLETTG; this is encoded by the exons ATGGGTGGGAGCAGGCAGAATTCtgagcacagtgacactgactccAGCTCTGACCTCGACGACCTGCCAGTCTTCGACTTCCTGCAGCCAAGACCCACCCTTGCATGCAGGAGCGGTTATCCTCAGAAGCCGCTGGACGTGGTCATCCTTGACAGCTCGGACTCGGAGCCACCCGATCAAGATCCGGAATCTGCCCTGCCTGTCGTGCTCCATTCTGCTCAAGAGCGAGAGGTCACCATGATCAGCAGCGGGagtgaagaggaggaggagtttGTGCCTCTCTTAGAGAGACTGAAAGGACATTTCAGAGGCACTGCATCTGCAGCCTGCCCGGTTCAATCTGAGCAAGACTCTGCAGGTGGCACTGTTGATGCGCAGTACTCTTTAAAATCCTCGGAACCCAGTTTTCCCCAGCTGCCTCCTCCAACTTCCACCACTGGCTTACAGCGAGCTTCTGTTTGGGACTTCTCTGATTCAGAGGAGGAAAACACAGCCCCGGATTCCAAGAAGCCTAATCTGGGATCCCATGGCCCTGGGAGACATAGGTTTCCCAGTTCAGTAGAATGGGCAGACAGAAACATTTCACCTCTCAGGAAGAAAGCAGTGAAGCACAGGCAGGAGGAGATAGATGAGGCCAGAGCTGTGGCTGTGGAGAGGAGGAAAGGCAAGGAGAGGCAGAAAGCCGAGAGGGAGAACCGTAAACAGGagctggagagacagagagcGGAGAGGAAAGCCTTGGCTGATGCAGTTAAAGCCCTGAGGCCTGAGGAGTGCATGAAGCATATGGTGGTCACCATTGATCCAG CTCTGTTGCAGCTGGAAGGTGGGGGCAGTTTGCTGACGTCCCTGCAGGCTCTGGGCTGCAGCTGTGCTATTGAGAGACAGGTGGTGGCCCGCAGTGTGACCTGGCGAAGGAGGCTGCCCTCCTCACAG GGCTTGACTGGAGAGCTTGATTGCGTTTCCGAACCACACGCTGTGATCCACGTGCCGGTGGAAGACTTCATCCGCATGGTCCACAGCACCAGTCAG GTCCAGAGAGGTGCTGTCTCTGGCTGTGGGCCTACGCTGATCTCCTGGAGTCACAGTATTGTGGAGCAAATCACTGGCAGCATCCTGACACTGGCTGTCATCGACCTGGAACAATACTTCAG GTCCCAGAAGTCCAAGAACCAAAAGAAGTACCGAAATGCAGTGTCGGGTGAGGGCCAGGAGGGAGCCAGTAAgcgcagaaagaagaaagaggaTAGCAAACAGCTCGTAGAGGTGTCCCGGGTGGATGTGGAAGAG GCTCTAGTTGACCTGCAGCTGCATTCAGAGGTTCAGGTTCGGTTCCTGGAATCCTGGAAGGAGTTTTCTGATTATATTGCAATGTTCACCAAAGCAGTAGCAGAGGCACCTTTCAA GAGAGAGCGGGACCAGACAAGCTTCGGCTTTTGCCTGGAGAGCGAATGGGCAGGGGGCCACAGGGTGGAGCGCACTGGGAAGGGGCTCGTCCAGGTGTGGAAGAGGCAGATTCAGCAGCTGAACCGGGTCAGCCCCGAAATCGCCAGCGCCGTCCTGGCAGCGTACCCATCGCCCCAGCTGCTGACCAAA gCCTATCAGAAGTGCAAGACTGAACGTGAGAGGCACAACCTGTTGTCGGACATTCTTGTCCGTAGAGGGGAGGGAGTGACCTCGACGTCACGCCGCGTGGGCCCGGAGCTCTCCAAGCGCATTTGCTTACTGATGACGTCACCTGACCCCAACTTATCTCTGGAAACTACAGGCTGA